Within the Erigeron canadensis isolate Cc75 chromosome 6, C_canadensis_v1, whole genome shotgun sequence genome, the region agaggtggcaaaatgggcaagACGGTTAAATTGGCTAATAGGTCAAAACGGGTTCAGGTTGAATTAGGTTATGGTCGCTTAAGATTAAATGAGTTAGTCGGACGGGTTGATATTTCCATGATATTTGAATAGTAAACAGGAAAAATATGACGACAAAACAATGTTATTACAATAGTAATCTagctattaaaataaataatgattagGAGGATGTAAGCACTGATATTACTCTTTGGGCCACCTCAATCTGTTTGATGCCCATTTGATATGTATCTCCTTTGGattgttttgtattttaaagAACCATTTGACCCTTTCCCAGTTAATTGACATGTTAAttagtaaatgggttgaaatagATACCCTTATGTAAAGGCTTGATCAGCAAGACAAACGATGTTTATCCACacgattaaaaaaaatggatgagGTTTTCTGTATTTAGGTTACCCGGACCAGTCTTTTTTGACTCAGATGTACATGGCCTAATTGGGGCATCTCGTGATCTTTTGCGAATCTTCCCCTGGTTAACTTCAAGATTGTACACAGGGAGATTTGAACCTGACCTTCTGTAAAGAGGCCCATGATGAAAACCTCTAGGCCACCTTGGAGGTGGTTTATCCACACAATACAGTACCCAAAATAATCTTATCTTAGAATAATGACAAGGAAGTTTCTACAATGATATCGTTTTATCATCTTATACATTGTATTTGTTGTACTTCTTTAGGAAGACATGATAACGATAAAAGAGATACCTCTTCAAGTTACAACAGCAAAAAGCTTGCTACTTCTGTATGGAACTCAATACGGGGCATGTTAGGGTATGCTCTTAAATCCTTGCTTATTTTTAGTCTCTCGAGTGTTATTTTATCTTCTTTCAGGCATCTATTACATTCCGTTTTTGATACAGTATATTCATCCAAAGCCTCTATAAAAATTAGGCGAACACTGAATAATTAGGTTACAATGGGACAACATATAGGATCCCCTAACTAGACTTTTTACCAGTGCTATTATAAGGCCTAACTAGACTTTTTACAAGTGCTATTATAAGGCAACAAGATTAACCTTATTACTTCGACACTCGATATATTCTTAGATGGTAGTATCTAAGTAGCCACATTATATTATCAAACATAAGTGAGTCAACTTCAACATGTTCCTGGCTATTATGGAAATATATTTTTGGCTTTATGCAAGCATCATTTCAGTATATCTGTTAATACTATTTCAAGGTTGGGGAACTCGCAACTCGGACTCTCCTTTCCCGGGGACCGGTGTAAGAGTACAAGGTGGCTCGGGTAGTACCCGGATTGGAAATTTTATATAAGAACAATATAGTttgaaactataaattaaaaccATTCTAAATTAGttcaaaaaatatttgaaaaaattttCTACAAATAAGTTGGTACAGTGGTAGTTGTGAAACATTTAAGAGATCTAGCAACGGTTTCAGCGTTCTTGACCAAGATTATGGATGTTGACCACTTATTTCTGATTTTGACCTGTTGACCGATTTCCTACTTGGATTTTGCCTGCATTGCTTTGAGGTAAGAAAAACTCCCAGAGGAATTGGCCAACTCAGCCGAGCTTTACCACTATGGGTCAGATGGCCATTAGATACTTTCACCAACTTTGCTGCGGCAGACAAATATATCTAACTCACAAGCAGTTCAGACCATGATTGGTTAACCATACCTTCCTTCTGGCTTTCAAATAAGATTTTTAGAAGGAAAACTCAATAGCTTATACCCttatagatttatttttttttctctgggTCCTTTAAtaatcaaattgaatgaccaCCATTGTAAAGATCTATGGAGTTTTGGCTTTGTCTGCTAACATTGCTCTCTAGTCTCTATTAAGCCATTTGTAACAACTACATCACCATAAACTTTCTAGTGCCATTTGGACACAATCACATTGAACAGATGCAAGAAGAGATCATCATAATCTTTCTAAGTTAGATGAATTCTCTGAATCCATATttatgacaacaatcaacattaCGCTTAATGTCTGTACAGTGTGTTCCAGCATGCACCATGTTCTTGATCACATTCATGTACTGGATTCTTCCAAAATATTAGTCGTATTACTTAAGCCACCCCACATGTTCTCTTTGATTTCTGAAAGTCAAAGGCTTACCTTACAGACTTGCTAAAGTTGATAAAACATTAATGTCCTCTTTAAGAGATGGGTGGTTTAGGTTGACCCTAAAtactttttatccaaaattCCAGAAGAAAAATAACGAATgtgattttgaaaattatacgtaatttatatatctatagaaTAAAGTGGTTGATGCTATTTTTGAAAATGGCAAATTTCGATCCATTTAATCCATGTTTCTTTCACTTGTTTTTAGCTAACCCATTTGTCCTGCTAGGTATTAAACTTAACATGCATCAACCCATTTGCAAGTGAATGGGCTGTAATTATTATCTCTATCTAATAATGATGCTATACTTGTGAAAATGCAGCATAATTTATTCCAGTTTTCGCCTTTTGGTTTAGATTTTAGAACacaagttttatatatgttaatgggatttttatattgttttcttTACAGGCGCGGACAATCTGGGGATGGATTTGCATCGACAAGCATATGTACGCCAGTTTACTGGAAACACCGGTCAACAAGTTCTCCTACAATGGTTCTTGCTGCTATAGTTCTAATCTTGACATGTATTTTCAACTCTGCACGGAACACTAACTTTTCGTCATTGAGAAAACAACAATGACATTAGAGAAATCTACAGAAAATTTGAGCAATCAAATACATCTGTCCTTTATTTCTATAGTTATCTTTAGCAATCCTTCCTATCAACTCACAGAATCCCTATTCTTTGAGCTACTTATACAACTCacaaataattaaatgataacttaaaataaatatgaaagtcTTGATCTACCAACATGTATGTAATACTCCAAACAGAATCGAAATCTTTAAAAATCCCCATCTTGAGTTTTGTATAATAACCCcatttgatttctttttcttgccatcgtcatcatcgtcatcacTGTCAGCGTCACCAAGATCTTTAGGATGATCAAAGTTAGCTGGAACTAGTGTGTCAGGCACCGTATCATCACCTGATTGTTGACTAACTGGACCTGGAGCTTCTGGTGACGGAGGTCTCAAATCCGGTGGTAAACCTTGTCCTTGTGTCACATTGATACTGAACTTTTGGCCATTCTCGCATTGCTCACCATCATAATCACTCGAGAAGAAATACGTAGGTCCCACTTTGAGGAGTGGGACAGCTACACTTACAGGGTGGACAATGGCCGCGGATGGATCTGGTGATGCATAATGGAATGTGTCGTTATCGAGCGAATCACTATCATCACAGAGGTTGTAGATGGTGGAATTGTATGTTTGTACAACTGTGTGGTTATTATCTGTGTTGAATACTGTGGaaaacaaaatatcattttatGAGTAAAACAAATTTATGAAAAGGACTCTGTAAAAACAAATCTTGCAGATTGCATTTGCAAGTGCATTGCAATGATAAGGATAAGATAATCAAAGAATGTTTAATCACTATGGGCTACATATGTAGTACAGCCTACTTTTACTTGTTGTATAGTTGTCAATCATGAAATCTGACACTAGCAACCAACAACCCACACATGCCATGCTTTCTCCtaatcatatattttattactCCACGTGTCACAATTTTATTGACAAaagaattgtcttagttttTACAGTATAAAATTGTAGAGCACGTTATCCGCGCAATACTGTAGTGGTCGTGACTGCGACGATGTGGTCGTGGAGACAACTGTTGGTGGTTAATGAAAcccgagtggtgtagataattgatgtaaaagtaattaatgtaaagaattaatggagatattttaaaagataaagaatcGTGTTATAAACATCACCTTCTATgcattttatttcaaaaactgacattttattttattttaattacatgTACGTAATTTTCCAAGTATTAGAGAACGCACTGTGTCCCTCTAATCATAGTGTTATGTAATTTATGGTTATCCATTTTTTGAAACTTGTCTTATGATACAAAGTAACATCGATATGATATCTTGATATTATGACTAATGTTGTATGAAATGATTTAAACAAGACTttatccattcatatatttgatCCACCTAAAGTAGTAACCAGTAACCAACAAAAATGTACATTTAGCCATTTAAGCCCACACCACTTCTACAAAGAGACGTAGCATGTGCAATCTATATATCATCAATGCATACTTAATGAAATAGTTTAATACATGATTTTATTATCCATTTATAATAACAAGTAACTATAACTAAagcatgtttttttatttatttaaatcattcagtcaaatttcatgtttcttttttaacttaacaaacaaaaataaccgttaattacttacattttacttaatacatacaaacattcttAATCTATTCGGTCACTTAATACACTCAACATTTAATAcatttaatgatttaaaaaaaagccTTTTAACATGGCACTTATTTAAAAAACTAACACAATACTTTCTGGTATTGATATTTCCATGTTGctgaaataatattataataagttCACCTTTTTTgccgttccaaaaaaaatacaccttttttaaataataaaacagaTCATGTTGAAGTTATCAAGTTAAAATATCATTACTAAATGTGATCATGTAAATTACAAACCGTCcaaatttcattattttattcacATTATAATTTCTGTTTGTTCTATAAATaatgtttcattttaattttttttcttttttaaaacagCAAGCATGAACGGATAAATTTGACATCCTAATTATTAGAAGCTATGTAATTAGCACACATCATAAACCTAAAATATTCTATTTGcagacaataaaagtaaaatgaagTAAACATTATGCTATAAGAACTGAATTAGCATAAAATTTAGCCATCTTTAGTTTCataatttaatttctatatactaattttcatatattagaaataatataacaatagtaataataaaaataaaacaaaaatgaaaatgaaaacactTTAAGGTAGATTCATATACAAGTTATGTATCATACTCTAAGCTAGATAGAGATGAACCTTTGCATCATATCTACACATCAAAAAATAACAACTATAGAAGATAATCACCTAAAACAagtataaatagaaatgaaTATAAATTACCATATATGTATTAAGTAGATCAAGATAGAATAGATTTACTTACTAAGGAAATCACCAAGAGAGAATGTTTTAGAAGAAGCCCATTTTTGGTAATTGACAGTTGATTTCTCAAGTTTGTCAAACCAACCAAGATCATCTCCAACAGTGTAGTTCTTGTATGCAGAAGTAATAACTATCCATTTTTCATTGCTTATCATGAACATAACAACACAAACCATCCACACatttatcttcattttcttttcttttttcactatgatttgaaatatgattttaaGTAAAGGTGTTGGGTGAAGTGAGAAAGCAAGGAATGGATTGAAACTAGTGCTATAAAGGGTCACTTTCTTTGGGTGTACACAACCAGCTTCTTGTGGTTCATTAAATGtaatgtgtgtatgtgtttatttatttatataaggaGAAAGATAGACAGATAGAGATAGAGAATATGTTCCCTATTTTTgagaatataaatattaaatttatatatctatcttttCTCTATTATTATCTCTAAATATGATAACATATATGTGTCGGTTTAACTTAAACCatcatttttagttttggtGTTGTccaatatttgatttaaaacaaaatcatatattttcGTGTATTTATAGTTCATTGTGGAGTCGACAGCTTTTGGAACATTATTTTccaataaaaaattaatcattggGCCATTATATGATGGAcgaatttaaaattaaaaagaattgaATAAGGGTGATGGGATTCAATTATTTCGAAAACGTATCGTATATCTTTAGATTTGTTTTAATTTCATAGGACGATATCAATGATAGGTCGATATAATCTGAGGTTGATCTCTAGAGATGTGCTTGATTGATATTTAAAAGACACACAAGgttataattttcaaaattaatataattttattgagTTATTAAAATCATACACACACGATGTTCAGTGTATGATctcataaaacttttaaattatgatataaatcagatttttaaattaattacaaaCCTCAATGAACACATATGCGCCTAGGTTGATCCGGCTTGGAATTACTTATAACACACGGATATATAAAAATTGTGTTTGTCATTTGTTAgtgaaatttattaaaatagaaaTGAGTAACTAAATTTATATCCATTTTATAGTGAGGTTGATATACTAATTAAAATAGTTGTTcttaaaatgagaaaaattaaATCATAAATCCATATCCATAATCGCGACAATAGCCAATTTTCGTTATGATCGTACAAAAATAGCCAAGGTTTTtcggattatcacaaaatagccaacaaaatcgcaacaaaaaatgaaaatcgcaacaaaaaacgcgaaatcgcaacaagaaatgccaaaatcgcaacaaaaaatgccAATATCGCAATAAAAAACgcgaaatcgcaacaaaaaaggCGAAATTGCAACTCGCAGTTCGCAGCTCGCaacagtttgactttgacttctttttttttttaaggaaaagaTTTCTTGCGATTTTGTCCTTAAGAAGATAAAATTTTTTGCGATTCTATCCATAAAaagataagattttttaaaagattttctGATCATACAAGTACAAAAGTTAACTAGTATATCATATTCATTGTATTTGTTCTAATAACTTAATTATCAGATATATTCCAAAATTTCTCTTCTCAATCTCTCTCTCAATTCCAAACTAAAGGTATGCTTTTTATTTACTTAGTTTGTACAATTAATTAATTCGTTATTTAGTGTTTCTTACATAATGGAAGTAATCAATTAATTGTTTCAGCCCCCGTTTATGGTGATCACAATGTCCAACACGATAATTACCAATATCAAAGTTTCATGATTCCAACACAATTTCATCACCAACAAAGTTTTGTTCCGCcatattttcaaaaccaaagaCCATATGAAACACATACAACTCAGTTTGGTATTCCACCTGTCCAATATATCCAACACTTTGAAAACCCACAATATATCCCTTATAATCAAAATGTCAACCACTATATAGACCCAAATGCAAGTTTCCGAATAGAACCCTTAGATGATAATGATAAGCCGATGGATAACAATGTCACATATCATTTTGATCTTAGACAATACTCTGATTTTAAAAATGACACGATTTAATTTTGGGGTGAAAGAAAAACAGAAGAGATTGTTGCTACTCATTTTGATACTTTTGATTTTACTGAATATGATGATTTGAACGATAACTCGGATGATGTTTGGGGTCAAcgtaaagaagaagaagaagaagaagaagaagaagaagaagataatgatgatgatgatgacggtgATGAaagaggagaagaagaagaagaagaggatgatgatgatgatgatgatatgttgGTGAAAGAAACTGTTGAACACCCATTctttaattcataaaatgaaggagaagtagaagaagaaaaagatgaagaagaagaagaagaagaagaaaaacgaAAAGAGAAAATTtgtacaagaagaagaagaaagaccACGAGAGTATAACTGGAATATGCCAGAATTACTTCCAATACCAGAAGAAGAGTTGGTAAAGATACCTGTCGATTGTTACACAAAATTTCTTCGTGTAAAGAAGGGTGATTGTTTTGATACAAAGGAAGATTTTAAGATAGCTTTGTTTATGAAGTGTGTGGAAGATGGCTATCAGCTAGTTGTTGACAGATCAACTAAAGATCGTTTTGAAACAAAGTGTAGACATAATAAGAAATGTACGTGGCGTATGATTGCAAAGAGGATAAAAGATTGTGAAATGTTTGAAGTAAGGACTTTCATTGATCAACATACTTGTTTAAGAACCCAACTTTATCCTCACCATAGACAGGCAAACAAAAAGGTGTTGGGTGGATTTTTGGCTGAGTTGATGTTTGTGAAAGGAAGGGTATATAGGGGTCATGAGATCATGACCGACATGAATGCCCGGTTCAAGATTAATATCTCATATTCTCAAGCTTGGAGAGCGAAGTGTTATGCATTGGAATTGTTGTTGGGGGTCACCAGAAGATTCATTTGCCCAACTGCCAACATATTGTCATAATTTGAAGCTGAAAAATCCCGGGTCGGAAACTCATCAAAACAGATAGAGATGGACGTTTTGAATTGTTGTTTATCACCATTGGTGCAACGATGAGTAAATCAATATAATTTTTCACACTATTCATTTACTTTTAAAGTATTTCTCACATCTTTAATCTATTTTATGTAGATACgttcatttgtttctttcttgcGGCCGATTATTATAGTTGATGGGGCACATCTAAAAGGTCGATATCTTGGAATAAACTTATTAGCAGTAGGCATGGATGCTAATAATGTGATAATACCAATAGCTTACAGGGTTGGAAAATCTAAAACCTCTGAATCATGGACATGGTTTATGGGGCATCTTAGTAATTGCATAGGTAATGTTAGAAATTTGACAATCATTTCTGATACGGGGAACTCAATTGATATGGCTATAAGAAGGTGTTTTCCAGATGCTTTTCAAGGGCTTTGTGCTGTTCATTTGTTTAGAAATCTAAAAGCAAGGTCTGCTAATATAAAACATCACAAATGGACATATTGGAAAGCGGTGAAAGCTTATCGAGAAGTGGACTTTAATAGGCATATAAGTCGTTTGACACATGTTATCCCCAGTATGCTCAAATACTACAAGAGGTTGGGTTTGAGAGATAGTCAAGAGTACACGCACTTGGAGCAAGGTATGGTTTCATGACATCTAATACTGCATAATCAATCAACTCTCTAAGTCGTCATTCAAGAAAATTACCCATTACTATGTTAATGGAGTTTTTCCGTGCCTCTCTTCAAGAGTGGTATTGTAGGAAAAGAAACGTTGCAtgtattatttgtttaagaATCTCGCTTATTATTACTACtgtttaaaatgatgatatattgTAACTAAATTACTTCTTTTAATGTACGAAAACATTGGAACATCGTGTTACACCATGGATAGAAAAAAAGATTGCAAAACGTGTTGTGAAGTCAAGATCATGGAGAGTTGAACCATGTTCAAACACATTGTTTCAAGTTATAGATTATAAGCTGAATGGACTTGTCGATCTTGATGCAAACACGTGTACTTGTGGAAAATGGCAAATTTCTGGTTTTCCATGTGGCCATGTTATAAATGTTATTCTTCATCTAAACCAAGATGATTCAACTGTATATGCTATGAACCGCTACACTTCAGAAGTATATCGACAGACTTATGCCGAGATTGTCTATCCCATACCACATCCTTCTGAATGGGAGATACCAGATGACTTACAAACAGTTTTGCCACCAGTCATGGACAAAAGGCTACCTGGCCGACCCAAAAACCGTGATCGTATACCGTTTAAGGGTGAAGAGAGGAAGACAACAACATGCAATCGTTGCAAGGAAAGTGGTCATACAAGGCTGACTTGTGGTGCACCGATGCCATTACAAACATCTTTTCCTCCACTGAGAGAGTATGTatcttcatcaaaatcaaaagggaaatcaaaatcgacttcaCAATCATCTTCTTTTGGTACTGTTAACTTAGGGGATTATTAGTATGTTTatcttcatcaaaatcaaaagagaaatcaaaatcgacttcaCAATCATTTCCTTTCGGTACTGTCAACTTAGGGGATTATTAGTATGTTTCTTATGTATTTGTGTTGTAGGTtaatgtttgtgtttttttaatttcttaatgttttatgttttaaataaatgttatgttttatttagttgtattgtgtttttaaaattaatgaaagtttagggtttatttgaagttttgtatttatgttttatataataaactagtaccctttaaaaaaaaattgaaagtcAAACTGTTGTGAATTGCGAGTTGCGAACTGCGTTTGTTGTTGCGATTTTCggcattttttgttgcgattttggcattttttgttgcgatttcacatttttttgttgcgatttcgcgttttttgttgcgattttcattttttgttgcgattttgttggctattttgtgataatccgaAAAACCTTGGTTATTTTGATACGATCGCAACGAAAATTGGCTATTGTcgcaattttatatttatataacttgCATGATgtcaaataataatttataatcatACGATAatgcaaaatatatattgtgTCTCATGAAATTTATCACCATATATTAAACACACTTTATTAACTTTAAACAATACAATTTAAATCCCACGCTAATATAATTATGTGTATCTATATCatgaaaagaatatatatttactttatttatacGTAGAATTATTTTTATGGTCTATATCACTCAAACAAATTGTAAATCCGTGCATCATACGTGTATTAGGTCTAGTTAGTCTAATACAACAGAACAAGGTATCTTATTTTCGTTATTTCATGGTGTCCAATATTTACCAtggtcattatatatatatgtgatttgaTTGTTTAGAAAATTATAGTTTGTTACATATAACAACTTTATAAAAGATAATTCAATAAAATACTGttagttttggttttctaagGCCAGTCCCAAAGGTTCGTTCACAGCCTTGTCTAACCACTCGTTGACGACGACTTTGTTGGTAGCGAGGTCGTCGACTGCCTCTTTGTCACTGCCCATTGATGAGTCGAAGAGGAAGGAGGGGGGCGAgcatttgaaagtttttttttttagtttaactaacggttagtttgttttttttttaaagaaaaaaacctaTTAATCATGA harbors:
- the LOC122603138 gene encoding cucumber peeling cupredoxin, with the protein product MKINVWMVCVVMFMISNEKWIVITSAYKNYTVGDDLGWFDKLEKSTVNYQKWASSKTFSLGDFLIFNTDNNHTVVQTYNSTIYNLCDDSDSLDNDTFHYASPDPSAAIVHPVSVAVPLLKVGPTYFFSSDYDGEQCENGQKFSINVTQGQGLPPDLRPPSPEAPGPVSQQSGDDTVPDTLVPANFDHPKDLGDADSDDDDDDGKKKKSNGVIIQNSRWGFLKISILFGVLHTCW